atcggtcgacgtatcgacagaaggctttgggccgtggaatcgggcatcaggccaagaagagcgggtattgtgccaaggatatcggagttgcggagtcaactggccgattaggcaataggctgcaggagaggacgatgcgccgaagaatcggacgaagcgtcgagggaccaatgacatgtcggacaacttggttaattgcttaggattaattgtctcgatcgaagttttattttattgtgcatgattaactatgataacgatgaagacataaagcgaaacaaagtgtcggagtcaagcgcgaaggatttgttgcgagttcgagagttcgacggaagtccgaaggttcgtcgggaatgctaccggaactagccgagaatgagttgggagcttgccgaagggtttttcggaagctcgccggaaggttcgttggaagttcgcggagctcgccgagaaagatcggagcttaccgaagaagctcgttggaactcactaagatcaaatcgtgaagtctaggagcttgccgggagtccgcagaatggtttccgagagttcatcggaagaccgccggaagtttgccggaagctcaccagaagaagtcttgacttgcggactttgtaatagcttagaaaatgtctttaaaatcatagttagcacgttaattagggttaggattaggtgttaattctataacccaagtaggggccaattaggctcaagttcggactggtttgggccaagtttggagccaaatcaAGTgaactgaaatagtgaaagatgtgcaaccgccccagccaggaggtggaaccgcccaggagaggatctcccaacgaagctgggcggtgcaacctcctctgtcaagaggtagcaccgctagagctcaagtttcgagctctgccaggtggtgcaacctctccagtcaagaggtgcaaccacctgagctcggtcttcgagctctggcagagaggtgcaacctctctggtcaggagatgcaccgcctgagctcggtcttcgagctctggcagagaggtgcagccacccctgacagagaggtgcaaccaccgagctcagattttgagctctgccaggcggtgcaaccaccgagctcagtcttcgagctctgccaggcggtgcaaccaccgagctcagtcttcgagctctggcagagaggtgcaaccgcctgagctcagtcttcgagctctgccaggcggtgcaacctctccagtcaagaggtgcaaccgcctgatcccggaattccgggatttgatcgttttgagctccaaatttgaactgggttagggcctataaataccccacccattcagcacagaaaagatacagatccacaatgaattcctgatcttttctgtgattctaagagctcaaatttgtgtaaagtccaaaagttctcctctttatgttcttcaagtcttgagttgtaaagagaggagagaaaggatctgtaagggttgtctcccgagcccgtcaaaaggagtgaaactgtaaaaggacagttggccttcgcccattgaaggaaggcagctagttgacgtcggtgacctcgttggaggaggaagtcaaaagtggagtaggtcaagactgaccgaaccactctaaatctctggtttgcgtttatttcgagtaccttatcattactgcaaacctcctacataactactactctctgtgcctttacgaacaagttctaagtgctgatcttttcgaatttgcattcagacgtaaatctgtgtttttcgtacgatcagcttacttttgcgttttgattctgcaaaactgtcttctgcgtttttacgaactagtttctaagtttagatccctttgaaactgttttagacgcaaactacatttagacgtaaaactgcgtttagacgtaaaactgcggttaaacgtaaactgcgcaaactgtgtttaaacataaaactgtgttttagacgtaaacttcttttaagcgtaaaactacgtttagatgtaaaactgcgtttagacgcaaactgcgtttagacgtaaaactgcgtttagacataaactgagtttagacgcaaaactgtgtttagacgtaaactgcgcaaactgtgtttagacataaaactgtgttttagacgtaaactacttttagacgcaaactgcgtttagacgtaaaactgcgtttggacgtaaactgagtttagacgcaaaactgcgtttagacgtaaaactgtgtttagacgcaaaactgcgtttagacgcaaactgcatttagacgcagactgtgtttagacgtaaactgtgcttagacgtaaactgcgcttaatcttaagcaatcctagaattggcttttacatcgaaatcgtttttatcggacgaacgcagctttcatttttaaatcgctgaaagatatccgctgcactaattcacccccccctcttagtgctctcgatcctaacaacgacAACGGGTTGGGTGGAGGGCGGTGGTCGATTAGGGCAAGGTGGTCATTTAAAAACAAAGGATGCTTggtgacttttttttttcaaacttggGGTACTATTTGGGAAATTATGAaacttagagttttttttttaaattcgccCTATATTATTTCCAAAACCATTTTATGAATGTGAGATTAATAATAGATTGTAGTACAATAGCTTAAGCTTCACATGTTGGTGATCATACAGGTGGACTTTCTTTATCTTTTATCCTTTAATATTGTCAGATTTGATCCTTCATTTTCACATTGAGAACGTACGTATTGGCCTTTTTGGTCAGACTCGCTTATTCTAGTGAAGGAAATCTATTAGGCATTTGTGCCGTAGCTCTGATGTGAACCCATCATCATAATATGGACATGAAAGGCCACATTAATGATTCACGATAGCTGGTGTATGTTTATCACACTGATGTCTTTTGTGGGAATGAAAGTGACGACACCTTGAACGAAACAACCCATGGCCAGTATACATTTTATTCACACGATTCTTCCTTTTCATGATCTGCATACTTAGTCGATCCATCACAGgtgatattatacatatatataagtttTATTGGACTCTGCCGTGGGAAACAGAGTCAATAGCATTTAAAGAAATTGTCCCTGTCCGGTTACCAATATTTAATTTGCTTCAATCAATGCTCCATAAATTGCATTTGCTTTTTTTAGACCACACAAGTCACGACAACTGCACCATCAAATCTTCTGTACAATGTTCAATTTTAAGCTTGAAATTCTTGAATATTTTCTTCACCATGATATTCTATTTCTGTTCTAGAAGAGCTTGGAATCAGCTTCTGAACCTGTTCTTAAGGAGACACAAGTAGAACTTTGTTCATCTCTATCTATCACTTTCGACTTTCATGTTTGAGAGGATGATAGGGTAAAAACTTGTCATCATTTGCTTAATGTGAATGATAGGGAGCCTCGAAGGAGCATTATCTACAGAATCTGATGCCACAGTCTTCGACGTACTTTACTTGCTAAACCTGACAGTCACTATACAAGTGTCTGAGATGAAAAATGACATGGTTGAAAGAACCAGAAACCTTCATCCTCCAGGAGCAAAGTATGTGTCGTGTCATACTTCAATGAAGAATCCCACGTCCAAAACATTGCTTGGTGTACAGAAAAATGGAAATACATAGAAATTTCAAAAAAGTATAGACCAAAACATCTCCGAGAGAATGAATGAAGAAATACCTCAAACATTGCTTGGTGTACAGAAAAATAGGAGGTGCCCACTCTTAAAGGAATGGCATCTCATTTGATCATAAATATGAATCTCTATTCTTCACAAATTTGGAGTGAACTGGGATAAATCTTCCATTAAGCTCAAGTCCAGGAAACTGTGATGATAGTGTGCATAAAAGTGGCATCAACTTTTAGACTTTGGCGAGCTGAACACCTTTTTATTCATACGAGAAACTTTTAACTCAATTACCTGACATCCACCACCAAGTTGGAGGAATTCTGCAAAGTTCTCTCGAGTCATCTAGCAGTAAAACTGAGACGAATCTGTAAAGCAGATGAGACACAGGCGAGTCTCTTGGCTTCCTTAGGCAAGGGGAACACAAACAAAGAGCTACAATAAAGAAATACTAATTACGAGTTAGGAATGGACATACTTAATTGTTTTCTACAGCAAGATTAGTGTAGTCGATACTCATTGAGATTGAATTTTTAATTTCTCTCAACTTTACTATGGACAGGGCACCTAAAAAGGATGATTTAATGGATCATCTATCTACAATCACGTATCATGACTTAATTAAgaataaaatgatatattattcGATAAATTCTTAGAAAAAACATATAAGTTTCATAATTTCTCTCAAAGCACATCTAATAACGTGTAAAGATAattttacttttattattttgaaatttttttattatagctCTAGCCATGCCATTCTTGCTGGCACCTATACCCTATAAGCGGGTCCCCCCCTCCGTGTCGTGCATGGCCACACTAACTGCCCCCCCCTCAACTTTCGTCGGACCCCTTGGACCCTTGATGGTATAATTTCTCTCAACTTTACTGTGGACAAACACCTAAAAAGGCTGATTTAATGAGTCAAATGTCTACAATCATGTGGCATGGCCTaattaagaataaaataatatattattagataaattcttagaaaaaatatataagtttAATAATTTCTCTCAAAGCACTTCTAATAATGTGAaaagataatttttctcttattattttgaaaaaaaaattattatagccTAAGCCATACCTCCACCTACGTTAATCCTGCTAGCGCCTATGCCCTATTAGTGGCCCCCCTCCGCGTCGTGCATAGTCATTCCAACTACCTGCCCACCTTTATTTACATCGTTAATCATGAGGGTAAGCTGCCCTCTCTTTTTTGCCTTTGATGGCAGGAAGGGGGCATGAGCATAGCACATCAACAAAGAAGGAGCATAAGGAGGCTACGCGACCTATGTCAGACCCCTTGGATCCTTGACCCTCATCGTCATTGTTGGTTGTGGAGGTAATATGCAAATTTGCTTGCGCCTTTGCTTGCGTGAGGGTGGCAAGGGTCGCTCTATTACTAGTCCAACGAGGTGTGGTGGGAGCCATTATGCCTCCATCACTAGATTGGTCCAATAGAGGGGACAACCGGTGGGGTGATGATGCGACAAGGGGTTGGGTGGACGACGGTGGTCATTCGAGGCAAGGtggtcatttaaaaaaaaaggatgctctatggtttttttttttttttttttcaaacttggGGTACTATTTGGGAAATTATGAAACTTAgggtttttttttgaaaattcgcCCTATATTATTTCCAAAACCATTTTATGAATGTGAGATTAATAAAGGATTGTAATACAATAGCGTAAGCTTCACATGTTGGTGATCGTACAGGTGGACTTTCTTTATCTTTTATCCTTTAATATTGTCAGATTTGATCCTTAAACTAATAATTTTGTAACATTTTCTGATGTCATGTATAGTGTGATGTTGGTTGGTCTTGACTTTCTATAGGTCAATTGGTTATAGGATGGAAAGTTTCACTTGATTATATCAATTTTTTTCGTGAGATTTTATCACAAAACTGactataaatttaaaatctttaTGTATGCCTATAAGCTATTATGGTGAAATATAAAATGACTTGTGGTATCCGTAGattcgcttaactctatcatctGTGTTTCCATTCCCATCAGTGCTTAATGTACAGTCCACAATGCCGGCAATTCTTACTATCTCAATTTGGCTAAGACGAGACTCCAAGACAAATGCCATGTTAACTCAGTACGATCTGACGGATTGCAGTTGGTAGTACATCATGTCGTATCCGATAGACATAGTCACAATTCTCAATTCAGCCAATGTGATACTCGAGAGAAATGCGATGCTAATTGGTATGACCTGATTGATGGATGACAGTTGGTAGTACGTCATGTCGTCTGCGATAAATATAGATGTTCATGTTTAGACTGCCGCATGAAATGTCCACTTTGTGGTGGGAAACAAAAGCTTTGGACAAGCACGAGATATTTGTGTGAAGTGGGACACTACTAACGTGGCATAAACGTTCCCCATTCACTAACGGGATGGGTCGTTTTTgcatttatttatcttttgtcTCTTATTGAATTTTGTGATCAATTATCAACTGTAATGTTGTCAGAATAATTCATATTAATTTTAGCAAAGAGTTCCATGTAGCTACTCATGTGATTGAAAgcattttttctcatttggtgaataatataaatgatattaTAGAAGTACTTTGAAATGGACATAGAGGTGCATTGTTGTAGTTTTTCAAAGTCAGCTCTTAAAGTTTAAAGTTTGTAGGCGGATCTTGTTCACCTTGTTTTTTTGTAAAGTGTTCCATGCCTCCTTTGATATCTTTGAGGAAGCAATAATCTCAAACTTCATTTTGCTAAGGACTTAGTATATTGTGAATAAGgcattcttctcttttctttgatGTTTGAGTTGTTTTATTGCTTCTTTATCCATTTGGATTTTTTCCTCCACACTAAGTTTAATAAAACCATCTAGTACAGGCTTCCACACATCAAGAGTGCTTAGAAGTGCCTTAATTTGTATACACCATAAATTATAGTTTTCCTTCATCAACaaggaaatttatgttgaaaatgCACTCTAGGAAGTCATGAGTTAACTTGGCTCTCCGAATCAATTGAAGAAAGAAGTGGAGAGATTAAAACAAGTTAATTTGGACAAGGAAAGAAGGGTTTCTTGATGTATTTACTAAAACTTATACAACTCAATTGTTTTCACAACACATATACTCGAAGGGATACAAATCATGACTTTATATAATCCAAGAAAAACTCTTTAAcacaaattaatttcgaaatccaaattaaattctttttatcgttttaataccattttataatttaatttatacaCGTATCATATCAGAAACTTGGTGCGGAAGTGAACAAGTTGAACACGCTGACAGCAAATATACATTTGCATGGAACACGAGGATGTGGAACTTGTGTGGATATAAATGAAGCCGTCCGTAATACGCCCATCGCGACACTGCCATTACAAAGCCCATAAGATTCTCCGTCTTCTGCTCGGTGTTGTCCACCGAGCCAAATGGCTTTCTGCGCTTCTGCTCCGTCCTTCTGCAGTCTCATCGGTGCCCATCGGTGGACGTCGCCGTCCAAGGCTTCACCACGTCCATGCTTCCGACCACATATCCGGTGTGCTGCGCagactcctcctcggcgatcggctAATTACCAGCCAAGCTCGTGGAGTGACGAATACATCCAATCGCTAAGAAATGACACCAAGGTCGGCATGCATGCAATCTGTAAACTTtgagttttatctatagttcGCACTGGTTACTGACTTGGTTTCATTAGGTGGAGGAGGATAACGCAACAAGGATAGGAAAACTGACAGAGGACGTGAAACAACTGATCTACATGAAGAAGGGAATGGAGGAGCAGCTTCAACTGATCGATCACCTGCAGCAGCTTGGGGTGGCGTATCACTTTAAGGAGGATATTAAGGATGCTTTAGGGACTATATACGGTTCCGTGGAAAAGGTGAACATGTTGCTGAAGGATAATCTTCATGCCACGGCTCTTATGTTCAGGCTTCTCAGAGAACATGGGTTTGCTGTTTCTGAAGGTGATTAAGCTGTATATCCTACATTACTCCTTTCTTGGCGACTGATACAGCATTGTCGCTGATGGACCTCATATATTGCTAGAACAATTACTTCCATAAAACTGAGACAACTAGAAATATGTCCAATTAGTCATAAATTATGCCACGTTAATAGCCTAACATACTAATGGAATTTTGTGTTTATTCTGTTCTATCATGGTGTTACAATCTAACTTGCACAAATTATGTGGATGGACTGAAGGTGTATTCTACCGATTTATGGATGAGAAGGGAAACTTGAAAGCCAGCCTTCGCCACCAGACTGAAGGATTGGTGAGCTTGTACGAGGCTTCCCATCTTGCAAAGGAAGGAGAGCACGTGCTGGAAGAAGCTACGAACTTCACAACTAAACAACTCAAGAGCCTCATGGAGGGATCACTTGAGCCTCATCTCAGGGAGCACGTAGCCCATGCCTTGGAGCTTCCATTGAACTGGAGGATGCCGAGGTTACAGACCAGGTGGTTCATAGAAGCATCACAAAGGGAAGCGAAGATGAACCCTGTCCTACTTGAATTAGCTAAGTTGGACTTCAACAGGGTTCAGATCATATATCAGAGGGAACTCAGAGAAGTGTCGAGGTATTTTGAGCTTGCTTTACTTGAATCATGTCTTGTGCATTCTGCCCTCGTTTATGAACCAGCAAAATTCAGCACAAACTTATGGCTATCGATCAGGTGGTGGAACAATCTTGGCCTGGCGCAGAGGCTTCCATTTTCAAGGGACAGGTTGGTGGAGAACTATTTCTGGACTGTTGGCTGGGTTTTTGAGCCACAGTTTGGTAGATGCAGGGAGCTGCACACGAAGGCAAACTGCTTTATAGTAACATTAGATGATGTGTATGATATTTACGGCACCATGGATGAGCTCGAGCTCTTCACGGATGCTGTCGATAGGTGATGAATAACTCCTCCACGTCATGCATGCAAGAGATAAAATTTAAACTATCTTTGATTCTTGACAACTTCTACTCTGATGGATGTTGCAGATGGGATGTTAATGCAATGGACAAACTTCCAGAGTATATGAGGATATGTTTTCTAGCCCTCTTCAACACTACAAATGACATCGCATACAATGTTCAGAAAGAGAAGGGACTGGACATAATTCCACACCTAAAAAAAGCAGTAACATATCGATCCCTTCCTCTTTTGTGCATCAATCATGCAGTTCCACTTTCGAAGGAGTAATATTCTTGGTTTCAGTGGGCAGATCTATTGAAGACATTCACGGTGGAAGcgaggtggtaccaccaaggcTACACACCCAATCTTGGAGAGTACTTGGAGAACGCACTGGTATCGGTATCAGTTCCCCTAATACTGACTCTTGCTTATTGCACCAGTGACGATTTAACACAGGAGGCCTTGGATGATTTCCAAAGCTGCCCTGAGTTTGCAAGATGGCCGTCCATGATTTTTCGACTTTGTGATGATTTGGGTACTTCCACGGTATGAGAATTGCTCCATACTTAAATCATTCGTTCATGAAACGAACGTAATAAATAGTTCACACAGTTTCTCCTCTCTGCATCGGTTGTTTTTGTGCAGGACGAGCTTGAAAGAGGCGATGTATCCAAATCTATCCAGTGCTACATGCATGAGACCGGTGTGTCGGAGGACGCGGCTCGTAGGCATATCAGGGGATTAATCAAGGGGAATTGGAGAACAATAAACGGAGATCGAAGTTTCACTTCGCGTTTTGAGGAAAACCTAAAAATGATGGCCACCAATATCCCTCGAATGGCCCAATGCATGTACCAGTACGGAGACGGACTCGGTAAACCCGGCCAAGTAACGAACGACCGCATCAGGTCTTTATTACTTGAACCTATACCGCTGTAACAATTTAATTATGGATAATATAGGGAATCTGTACTCGAAATTAGTCTCGTCATTAATTGTTCGAGTCTTCGATTAGGTTTCTTTGGGTGTGATCAGTCAATTGATGGTGTGATTCTAGTTTGTCGGTTGTCATAATTGTTCTGTATCGTCGCTTTATATTAGAAAAACTGTGTTTTATGaaacttcaaagaaaaaaaaaagcataaatcatattttattttatgttactcATTGAGATTGGACTTTTATTCTCTCTGCTTTACCTCCTTATTCAATCGATACTCTCCACAATTACGTGGCATGGGCTAATTAAGAACAAAACAATATATCGTTCCCAAAATCACCTCTAGGCTAATTAAGAAACAACCAATAAACACAAAGCATGAATGTTTATGGTTttcttcaacataaacttttactTTGAATAATATTGGACACAAATAAAGTTTTTATTAATCAATTATTAGACCATGATAGAAGGAATAAACGAAAGTAAGTTTTGCGATTGATGCTTATATCAAATAATAAGAACTATGCATGACTCCTACTTTATCTACTCAATCGTGAGACTAGAGGAAGTGGCCCATGACGTCCTTCTGTTATAAATTgtttaaattaaaaagaaaaaaaattattttcaaaagatttatttgaaaaggtgttttcttttatagttattttgatagttatttttgaaagagtgtgtcttttgagaaaatatctataaatagatatttgaggGTAAATTATTAAGACATCATTTTCATATGCtcaagtgattgaattagatattctttaatttctttttgaatattctttattattttttcaatatagatgttctaaaggcttgtcatatccactaaaactatttgtaTCAAACTTatagtaatcttattgagaaagggtgcaaatatcatttttaggaaaGTGATTATACACGTTTaagcctaaatatatttcctaaagtattcttgatcttgtgtttgttatttgtttccataatatttttatcctcttctttctcATATTTTCCCAacaatctaaaaatgatattttttgagTTTATATAAATTTACTATGGAGGccacaaataccatcaaattattgaatcaagattttgttcgtttCGATCGTTTTGATGGAACGAATTTTACCCGTTGGCAAGATAAGATGAAATTCATATTGACTGttttgaagatcttctatgtgcttgatccaaatcttcaaccaattcctgatTCAACCGATGATGACACCGGTGAAatcaaggctgaacaaaagaagagaatCAAAGATAaagtcatgtgtagaggacacattctcaatgTTCTTTCGGATCgactttatgatctttatacgatggaaccatctgcaaaaataatttggaatgctttggaattcaagtATCATGCCGAGGAGAaaggtacaaagaaatttttgatttctaaatattttaattacaaGTTTATAGATGACAAGCTAATCTTGGCACAAGTGCATGAGTTGtaggtcattgttaatcaattgaaggtTGAAAAAATTGAATTTCCTGAACATTTTCAAGTAGGGTCTATAATAGCCAAGTTAccttcatcttggaaagggtataggaagaagattttacatgactccaaggatatcactttagagcaaattcaaaaacatcttcgaatcAAGGAGGAATCGTGGATGAGAGAaaagagtgagaactcttttggcaatataaaagcaaatgttgtgaatcAGCTTAAGAATTCCAACAAAGGCAAACAAAATAAGGAAAATCATTTTAGCCCCAAgagggatcaaagaaaatttaagaagccaaagagtggaggttgttttgtttgtggaaaacctGGTCATTTTGCTATGGATTGTAGATTTAAAAAGGGTCAGAAACCGAAAGTCAACTCCattgagggagatgataatataatcgctatGATGAGCAAAGTGAATGCTATATTTGCCAAGGTTTCTGGTTGATGGTACGATACTTGTGCTACCGTCCATGTTTGTTATGATAAGAcactcttcaagacttacaaagaagtcacataagagcaagagattcaaatgggatatgaagttcgttctaaggtgattgacaagggaaatgtggaactcactttcacttcgggtaagaaagtcactcttactaatgttcttcatgtaccggatatgagtagaaatttagtaAATGAGAATCTCCTTGGCAAACCTGGAAATAAATCTAACAACTGACACCAAGGTCGGCGTGCACGCAATATGTAATCTtgagttttatctatagttcGCATTGGTTACTGACTAGTTTTCATTAGGTGGAGGAGGataacgcaagaaggatggaaaaaCTGACAGTGGACGTGAAACAACTGATCTACATGAAGAAGGGAATTGAGGAGCAGCTTCAACTGATCGATCACCTGCAGCAGCTTGGGGTGGCTTATCACTTTAAGGAGGATATTAAGGATGCTTTATGGACTATATACGGTTCCATGGAAGAGGTG
Above is a genomic segment from Musa acuminata AAA Group cultivar baxijiao chromosome BXJ3-4, Cavendish_Baxijiao_AAA, whole genome shotgun sequence containing:
- the LOC135635015 gene encoding monoterpene synthase 8, chloroplastic-like, translated to MDEKGNLKASLRHQTEGLVSLYEASHLAKEGEHVLEEATNFTTKQLKSLMEGSLEPHLREHVAHALELPLNWRMPRLQTRWFIEASQREAKMNPVLLELAKLDFNRVQIIYQRELREVSRWWNNLGLAQRLPFSRDRLVENYFWTVGWVFEPQFGRCRELHTKANCFIVTLDDVYDIYGTMDELELFTDAVDRWDVNAMDKLPEYMRICFLALFNTTNDIAYNVQKEKGLDIIPHLKKAWADLLKTFTVEARWYHQGYTPNLGEYLENALVSVSVPLILTLAYCTSDDLTQEALDDFQSCPEFARWPSMIFRLCDDLGTSTDELERGDVSKSIQCYMHETGVSEDAARRHIRGLIKGNWRTINGDRSFTSRFEENLKMMATNIPRMAQCMYQYGDGLGKPGQVTNDRIRSLLLEPIPL